In one Vulgatibacter incomptus genomic region, the following are encoded:
- a CDS encoding DUF3857 domain-containing transglutaminase family protein — protein sequence MKTYAHVVLAAALLFGCATTSTPSPGSPTPIAESPVASRIPDESRPDAPAPVGFYRMRTVLRLEADGTYRTTFEERYVVLSASVPGYFGQLSAEFDPAQDEVPVLEAKVTLPDGTVKELDPATIAKGPATSSSADNFSDRLRVVAPLPAIVPGSIVQRSWTLSRNRPTVSFGNSFALPMASMLTSDEASAVVEHPVGLPLKVQAFATPSEHATEELEGGRIRLTWTRSSAPSASFANHLPPWSRRYPAIFVSTARSWQDVARGYRELVGPALDPAPLQSIAAGLKPASKAPRDVAAAALDWMHHNLRYTGLDFGNAGVVPHTPSQTLERGYGDCKDLAAFLVALLDAAGLEARIALVNTGSLAEGPAELPGLQRFDHAIVVLPGKEPLWMDPTMRGMPPGVLDDLSVGRLALVVDSKTTAPIRTPLPPAEANRAVIRTEVTLPESGLGTIRKTRTLAGTALSGRRYRAIWQTEDQVKRAMAADVAQIHSTSDFDLRYSDPLSARAPFEEVIEIRRSSKAEAADSNAVASLGFSEFLGLLPSQLVNEDDDDEGPDADVFLGAPAELEMVTRVRVHPIFRLQGGSVSRTGEAAGIHWSYAVEPTDDGAEARLWLRIDVPEVRAENLPAVRSSLNELLSAPDSAVFDNRILQLLEEGKVATAAAELRELIRKEPKSAWLQALLARTALAASLGAEAHRLAKAAAEAAPGAANVLRAEGWILSHDKWGKRLTEGMDRKGAVEALTRARKLDPESWTRGTLIDLLSRDGRGSIGGAGADVDRALEELRSFRKEVDDRDDELYFNLLWKRGLDDELIAEAEKSKKNWAEAVAAKARRDGAAAALAWVDRQNAGVREPLLAGATYLLFTAREYPLARSLASRVGDPRFETMKKWLNRLERRETSPLRRDDPVELVAEAMALSLGANARVTADEIGLSEASSRALEVSLRPVITQYLDSAEAFVDLARTIARVKETREIPGIGVLVAIDTEFSGSGFDLCERGRSGLRYHPIQSPTARVAEAWKALEAKDSAKARAWLDLCVVLDSKLKRREPTIRRLMKGSDDDLALGIALAHGDSDGELERMLPVLARAYGNLPSRRDDDIFVGYDYLNVLVTSKRFDDALGVVARLEELGLMDEPGEAASTRVFILGKAERPDALEALARELLERDPVSKEAFRALSWAADLRGDWRAARDIALRMADAGVGTNPLNDAAWTGVFLGVQDEDIRRAEVAIGPKADKASALDTLAVLLAEKGEVDRALRILARQESLDPTATSWSNVYVRARIAEALGFREAAIELYRSVKPARSKTNDLHGLAVKRLEALGAR from the coding sequence TTGAAGACCTACGCACATGTGGTCCTGGCCGCCGCGCTGCTGTTCGGATGTGCCACCACGTCGACCCCGTCGCCTGGGAGCCCTACCCCGATCGCGGAGTCGCCCGTCGCCTCCCGCATCCCCGACGAGAGCCGCCCCGACGCGCCGGCGCCGGTCGGCTTCTATCGGATGCGCACCGTGCTCCGGCTGGAGGCGGACGGCACGTACCGCACCACCTTCGAGGAGCGCTACGTCGTGCTCTCGGCGTCGGTCCCCGGCTACTTCGGCCAGCTCTCGGCGGAGTTCGATCCGGCCCAGGACGAGGTACCCGTCCTCGAGGCGAAGGTGACGCTGCCGGACGGAACGGTGAAGGAGCTCGACCCCGCCACCATCGCCAAGGGTCCGGCGACGTCGTCGAGCGCCGACAACTTCAGCGATCGCCTGCGCGTGGTGGCGCCGCTGCCGGCGATCGTCCCCGGCAGCATCGTGCAGCGGAGCTGGACCCTCTCGAGGAACCGCCCCACCGTGAGCTTCGGGAACTCGTTTGCGCTCCCGATGGCCTCGATGCTCACGTCCGACGAGGCTTCGGCCGTCGTCGAGCATCCAGTCGGCCTGCCACTCAAAGTGCAGGCCTTCGCCACTCCGTCCGAGCACGCGACCGAAGAGCTCGAAGGTGGTCGAATCCGGCTGACCTGGACGCGCTCCTCGGCCCCCTCGGCCTCGTTCGCGAACCACCTCCCGCCTTGGTCGCGCCGCTACCCGGCGATCTTCGTCTCCACCGCCCGCTCGTGGCAGGACGTGGCGCGCGGCTATCGGGAGCTGGTCGGGCCCGCGCTGGATCCTGCGCCCCTTCAGAGCATCGCCGCCGGCCTGAAGCCCGCGTCGAAGGCGCCCAGGGACGTCGCGGCGGCGGCCCTCGACTGGATGCACCACAACCTGCGCTACACCGGCCTCGACTTCGGCAACGCGGGCGTGGTGCCCCACACCCCCTCACAGACGCTCGAGCGCGGATACGGCGACTGCAAGGATCTGGCGGCCTTCCTGGTGGCGCTCCTGGATGCCGCCGGCCTGGAGGCGCGGATCGCCCTGGTGAACACCGGCTCCCTGGCGGAAGGCCCTGCCGAGCTGCCGGGCCTCCAGCGCTTCGATCACGCCATCGTCGTGCTGCCCGGGAAGGAGCCGCTCTGGATGGATCCCACGATGCGGGGGATGCCGCCTGGCGTGCTCGACGATCTCTCGGTGGGCAGGCTGGCGCTCGTGGTGGATTCGAAGACCACCGCCCCGATCCGGACGCCGCTGCCTCCCGCGGAGGCGAACCGGGCGGTGATCCGCACCGAGGTGACGCTCCCCGAGTCCGGCCTGGGGACGATCCGCAAGACGCGGACCCTGGCTGGAACGGCGCTGTCCGGCAGGCGCTACCGGGCGATCTGGCAGACGGAGGATCAGGTCAAGCGCGCGATGGCGGCGGACGTGGCGCAGATCCACTCGACCAGCGACTTCGACCTCCGTTACTCGGATCCCCTGAGCGCCCGCGCGCCCTTCGAGGAGGTGATCGAGATCCGGCGCTCGAGCAAGGCCGAGGCCGCGGACTCCAATGCGGTGGCCTCCCTGGGCTTCTCCGAGTTCCTCGGCCTGCTCCCCTCCCAGCTCGTCAACGAGGACGACGACGACGAGGGACCGGACGCCGACGTCTTCCTGGGGGCGCCGGCTGAGCTGGAGATGGTCACCCGCGTGCGGGTGCATCCGATCTTCCGCCTGCAGGGCGGGAGCGTCTCCCGAACGGGCGAGGCCGCTGGGATCCATTGGAGCTACGCCGTCGAGCCGACCGACGACGGCGCCGAGGCCCGGCTGTGGCTGCGCATCGACGTGCCGGAGGTGCGCGCCGAAAATCTGCCAGCGGTCCGGAGCTCGCTGAACGAGCTCCTCTCCGCCCCCGACTCGGCGGTCTTCGACAACCGGATCCTGCAGCTCCTCGAGGAGGGCAAGGTCGCGACGGCCGCGGCCGAGCTGCGCGAGCTGATCCGCAAGGAGCCGAAGAGCGCCTGGCTCCAGGCCCTCCTGGCCCGCACTGCCCTCGCGGCGTCCCTGGGCGCCGAGGCACACAGGCTCGCGAAGGCCGCCGCCGAAGCGGCGCCGGGCGCGGCCAACGTGCTCCGCGCGGAGGGATGGATCCTGTCTCACGACAAGTGGGGCAAGCGCCTCACGGAGGGCATGGATCGAAAGGGAGCCGTCGAGGCCCTCACCCGCGCCCGCAAGCTCGATCCCGAGAGCTGGACCCGCGGGACGCTGATCGACCTCCTCTCGCGGGACGGTCGCGGCTCGATCGGCGGGGCCGGCGCGGACGTCGACCGCGCCCTCGAGGAGCTGCGGAGCTTCCGGAAGGAGGTCGACGACAGGGATGACGAGCTCTACTTCAACCTGCTCTGGAAGCGGGGGCTCGACGACGAGCTGATCGCCGAAGCCGAGAAGTCGAAGAAGAACTGGGCGGAGGCAGTGGCTGCCAAGGCCCGAAGGGACGGGGCCGCGGCAGCGCTCGCCTGGGTCGATCGCCAGAACGCCGGCGTTCGGGAGCCGCTCCTCGCGGGGGCGACCTATCTACTCTTCACGGCCCGCGAGTACCCGCTCGCCCGCAGCCTCGCCTCGCGCGTGGGAGATCCCCGCTTCGAGACGATGAAGAAGTGGCTCAATCGCCTGGAGCGGCGGGAGACGAGTCCGCTCCGCAGGGACGATCCGGTCGAGCTGGTGGCCGAGGCCATGGCCCTCTCGCTCGGCGCCAACGCCCGGGTCACGGCGGACGAGATCGGCCTGAGCGAGGCTTCGAGCCGCGCGCTCGAGGTGTCGCTCCGGCCGGTGATCACGCAGTACCTGGATTCCGCCGAGGCCTTCGTCGACCTGGCCCGGACCATCGCCCGCGTGAAGGAGACGAGGGAGATCCCGGGGATCGGCGTCCTGGTCGCCATCGACACCGAGTTCTCCGGGAGCGGCTTCGATCTCTGCGAGCGGGGACGGTCCGGGCTCCGCTACCACCCGATCCAGAGCCCGACGGCGCGTGTGGCGGAGGCGTGGAAGGCCCTCGAGGCCAAGGATTCCGCGAAGGCGCGCGCCTGGCTGGATCTCTGCGTCGTGCTGGACTCGAAGTTGAAGCGCCGGGAGCCCACGATCCGGCGGCTGATGAAGGGCTCCGACGACGACCTCGCGCTGGGGATCGCCCTCGCCCATGGCGATTCCGACGGCGAGCTGGAGCGCATGCTCCCCGTGCTGGCCCGCGCGTACGGAAACCTCCCCTCTCGCAGGGACGACGACATCTTCGTCGGCTACGACTATCTGAACGTTCTCGTCACATCGAAGCGCTTCGACGACGCCCTCGGCGTCGTGGCGCGGCTCGAGGAGCTGGGGCTCATGGACGAGCCGGGCGAGGCCGCCTCCACCCGCGTCTTCATCCTGGGCAAGGCCGAGCGGCCCGACGCCCTGGAGGCCCTCGCCCGCGAGCTCCTCGAGCGGGATCCGGTCTCCAAGGAGGCGTTCCGGGCCCTCTCCTGGGCAGCGGATCTTCGCGGTGACTGGCGCGCGGCCCGCGACATCGCCCTGCGGATGGCCGACGCCGGTGTCGGCACCAATCCGCTGAACGACGCCGCGTGGACCGGCGTTTTCCTGGGGGTGCAGGACGAGGACATCCGGAGGGCGGAGGTCGCGATCGGCCCGAAGGCGGACAAGGCGAGCGCGCTGGACACGCTGGCCGTGCTCCTCGCCGAGAAGGGCGAGGTCGACCGCGCGCTCCGCATCCTCGCAAGGCAGGAGTCGCTGGATCCGACCGCGACGAGCTGGTCCAACGTCTACGTGCGGGCACGCATCGCCGAGGCGCTGGGCTTCCGCGAGGCTGCGATCGAGCTCTACCGCAGCGTGAAGCCGGCCCGCAGCAAGACCAACGACCTCCATGGCCTCGCCGTGAAGCGCCTGGAGGCCCTGGGCGCCCGCTAA
- a CDS encoding ferredoxin--NADP reductase: protein MYGSRFTFHPARVSASRDETPLMRSLRLEVDADVAGSHEEAGQFVEVRLPGESSGGFFAIANAPDGRSIELLIKRGQGLPDELAELGVGAIVETSAAMGRGFPVAACRGKSLLLFATGSGFAPIRAVLQEVARLRDAFGRVDLFFGVRSGGEFPYEAELRAWESAGIRVHRAVSRPAASEEAYAGYVQQRFREALPPVEDAVAMLCGLQGMIEGVTEALLQAGMPPDRILQNV, encoded by the coding sequence GTGTACGGCTCGAGGTTCACCTTCCATCCGGCCCGCGTGTCGGCCTCCCGAGACGAGACGCCGCTGATGCGCTCGCTCCGCCTCGAGGTCGACGCCGACGTGGCCGGGAGCCACGAGGAGGCCGGCCAGTTCGTGGAGGTCCGCCTCCCCGGCGAGAGCAGCGGCGGCTTCTTCGCGATCGCCAACGCGCCGGACGGACGGTCGATCGAGCTCCTGATCAAGCGCGGCCAGGGCCTCCCGGACGAGCTTGCCGAGCTCGGCGTCGGCGCGATCGTGGAGACCTCCGCCGCGATGGGGAGGGGATTTCCCGTCGCCGCCTGCAGGGGCAAGAGCCTGCTCCTCTTCGCCACCGGCTCGGGCTTCGCGCCGATCCGCGCCGTGCTCCAGGAGGTCGCCCGCCTCCGGGACGCCTTCGGCCGGGTGGACCTCTTCTTCGGCGTGCGCTCAGGCGGCGAGTTCCCCTACGAGGCCGAGCTCAGGGCGTGGGAGTCGGCGGGGATCCGCGTCCACCGCGCGGTCTCCCGCCCGGCGGCTTCGGAGGAGGCCTACGCGGGCTACGTTCAGCAGCGCTTCCGCGAGGCGCTGCCGCCGGTGGAAGACGCGGTCGCGATGCTCTGCGGCCTGCAGGGGATGATCGAGGGCGTCACCGAGGCGCTCCTCCAGGCGGGTATGCCTCCGGACCGGATCCTCCAGAACGTCTGA